A window of the Gossypium hirsutum isolate 1008001.06 chromosome A03, Gossypium_hirsutum_v2.1, whole genome shotgun sequence genome harbors these coding sequences:
- the LOC121223806 gene encoding uncharacterized protein At2g29880-like encodes MLSRKNNSGFGWDEHRQLVVAEDAVWNSYISSHKEAAQFRHRSFPYYDQLTAIYAKDRATGKDAQTAADIIEEINVEDVAATNSHEERNDFHGSEADVSLDDMDLSATQPQPESQLARNQGDSAFSKKKKKISDVSDFSTSFNDAAALLAENIRTVGLEISKSITSEVVIQQKSEMTIQESALKLYSTLCEVEGLTEDERYRALSKIPDHPTQMLIF; translated from the exons ATGCTTAGTAGAAAAAACAATAGCGGCTTTGGTTGGGATGAGCATAGGCAGcttgttgttgctgaagatgcggtttggaactcatatataagt agtcataaagaagcAGCTCAATTCAGACATCGGAGTTTCCCTTATTATGACCAACTTACTGCCATCTACGCAAAAGATCGAGCCACTGgaaaagatgctcaaacagctgctgatattattgaagaaataaatgttGAAGATGTAGCTGCTACAAATTCTCATGAAGAAAGAAACGATTTCCATGGATCCGAAGCTGATGTTTCTTTAGATGACATGGATCTTTCAGCTACACAACCTCAACCAGAATCGCAACTAGCTAGAAACCAAGGTGATTCTgcattttcaaagaagaaaaaaaagatttctgATGTAAGTGATTTTTCTACTTCATTTAATGATGCTGCCGCTTTATTGGCGGAAAATATACGGACCGTTGGCCTTGAAATTAGTAAGAGTATTACATCCGAAGTGGTAATTCAACAAAAGTCAGAAATGACCATTCAAGAAAGTGCTCTGAAATTATATTCAACATTATGTGAAGTGGAAGGTTTAACTGAGGATGAACGCTATCGAGCATTGAgcaaaattccagatcatccaacgcaaatgctcattttttag